The following proteins are co-located in the Eptesicus fuscus isolate TK198812 chromosome 9, DD_ASM_mEF_20220401, whole genome shotgun sequence genome:
- the LCK gene encoding tyrosine-protein kinase Lck isoform X2, with product MGCGCSSNPEDDWMENIDVCENCHYPIVPLDGKATLPIRNGSEVRDPLVTYQDTNPPASPLQDNLVIALHSYEPSHDGDLGFEKGEQLRVLEQNGEWWKAQSLTTGQEGFIPFNFVAKANSLEPEPWFFKNLSRKDAERQLLAPGNTHGSFLIRESESTAGSFSLSVRDFDQNQGEVVKHYKIRNLDKGGFYISPRITFPGLQELVRHYTRYYNGHTKVAVKSLKQGSMSPDAFLAEANLMKQLQHQRLVRLYAVVTQEPIYIITEYMENGSLVDFLKTPAGIKLTINKLLDMAAQIAEGMAFIEERNYIHRDLRAANILVSDTLSCKIADFGLARLIEDNEYTAREGAKFPIKWTAPEAINYGTFTIKSDVWSFGILLTEIVTHGRIPYPGMTNPEVIQNLERGYRMVRPDNCPEELYHLMMLCWKERPEDRPTFDYLRSVLDDFFTATEGQYQPQP from the exons ATGGGCTGTGGCTGCAGCTCAAACCCTGAAGATGACTGGATGGAAAACATCGATGTATGTGAGAACTGCCATTACCCCATAGTCCCACTGGATGGCAAGGCCACG CTGCCCATCCGGAATGGCTCTGAGGTGCGGGATCCACTGGTCACCTACCAGGACACCAACCCCCCAGCTTCTCCACTGCAAG ACAACCTGGTCATCGCCCTGCACAGCTATGAGCCCTCTCACGATGGGGACCTGGGATTCGAAAAGGGTGAACAGCTTCGTGTCCTGGAGCA GAACGGCGAGTGGTGGAAGGCGCAGTCTCTGACCACCGGCCAGGAAGGTTTCATCCCCTTCAACTTCGTGGCCAAAGCGAACAGCCTGGAGCCCGAACC CTGGTTCTTCAAAAACCTGAGTCGCAAGGATGCCGAACGGCAGCTCCTGGCTCCCGGGAACACGCACGGCTCCTTCCTGATCCGGGAGAGCGAGAGCACCGCGG GATCCTTTTCCCTGTCCGTTCGGGACTTCGACCAGAACCAAGGAGAGGTGGTGAAACATTACAAGATCCGTAACCTGGACAAAGGCGGCTTCTACATCTCCCCCCGCATCACCTTTCCCGGCCTGCAGGAGCTGGTCCGCCATTACACCA ggtACTACAACGGGCACACGAAGGTGGCGGTGAAGAGCCTGAAGCAGGGCAGCATGTCCCCCGACGCCTTCCTGGCCGAGGCCAACCTCATGAAGCAGCTGCAACATCAGCGGCTGGTCCGGCTCTACGCGGTGGTCACCCAGGAGCCCATCTACATCATCACGGAATACATGGAGAACG GGAGCCTGGTGGATTTTCTCAAGACCCCTGCAGGCATCAAGCTGACCATCAACAAACTCTTGGATATGGCAGCCCAA ATTGCAGAGGGCATGGCATTTATTGAAGAGCGCAATTATATCCACCGTGACCTGAGGGCCGCCAACATCCTGGTGTCTGACACCCTGAGCTGCAAGATCGCAGACTTTGGCCTAGCACGCCTCATTGAGGACAACGAGTACACAGCCAGGGAGG GGGCCAAGTTTCCCATTAAGTGGACAGCGCCAGAAGCCATTAACTATGGGACCTTCACCATCAAGTCGGACGTGTGGTCTTTCGGGATCCTGCTGACGGAGATTGTTACCCATGGCCGCATCCCTTACCCAG GGATGACCAACCCTGAGGTGATTCAGAACCTGGAGCGAGGTTACCGCATGGTGCGACCTGACAACTGTCCAGAGGAGCTGTACCACCTCATGATGCTGTGCTGGAAGGAGCGCCCGGAGGACCGGCCTACCTTTGACTACCTGCGCAGCGTGCTGGACGACTTCTTCACGGCCACGGAGGGCCAGTACCAGCCCCAGCCCTGA
- the LCK gene encoding tyrosine-protein kinase Lck isoform X1, producing the protein MGCGCSSNPEDDWMENIDVCENCHYPIVPLDGKATLPIRNGSEVRDPLVTYQDTNPPASPLQDNLVIALHSYEPSHDGDLGFEKGEQLRVLEQNGEWWKAQSLTTGQEGFIPFNFVAKANSLEPEPWFFKNLSRKDAERQLLAPGNTHGSFLIRESESTAGSFSLSVRDFDQNQGEVVKHYKIRNLDKGGFYISPRITFPGLQELVRHYTNAPDGLCTRLSRPCQTQKPQKPWWEDEWEVPRETLKLVERLGAGQFGEVWMGYYNGHTKVAVKSLKQGSMSPDAFLAEANLMKQLQHQRLVRLYAVVTQEPIYIITEYMENGSLVDFLKTPAGIKLTINKLLDMAAQIAEGMAFIEERNYIHRDLRAANILVSDTLSCKIADFGLARLIEDNEYTAREGAKFPIKWTAPEAINYGTFTIKSDVWSFGILLTEIVTHGRIPYPGMTNPEVIQNLERGYRMVRPDNCPEELYHLMMLCWKERPEDRPTFDYLRSVLDDFFTATEGQYQPQP; encoded by the exons ATGGGCTGTGGCTGCAGCTCAAACCCTGAAGATGACTGGATGGAAAACATCGATGTATGTGAGAACTGCCATTACCCCATAGTCCCACTGGATGGCAAGGCCACG CTGCCCATCCGGAATGGCTCTGAGGTGCGGGATCCACTGGTCACCTACCAGGACACCAACCCCCCAGCTTCTCCACTGCAAG ACAACCTGGTCATCGCCCTGCACAGCTATGAGCCCTCTCACGATGGGGACCTGGGATTCGAAAAGGGTGAACAGCTTCGTGTCCTGGAGCA GAACGGCGAGTGGTGGAAGGCGCAGTCTCTGACCACCGGCCAGGAAGGTTTCATCCCCTTCAACTTCGTGGCCAAAGCGAACAGCCTGGAGCCCGAACC CTGGTTCTTCAAAAACCTGAGTCGCAAGGATGCCGAACGGCAGCTCCTGGCTCCCGGGAACACGCACGGCTCCTTCCTGATCCGGGAGAGCGAGAGCACCGCGG GATCCTTTTCCCTGTCCGTTCGGGACTTCGACCAGAACCAAGGAGAGGTGGTGAAACATTACAAGATCCGTAACCTGGACAAAGGCGGCTTCTACATCTCCCCCCGCATCACCTTTCCCGGCCTGCAGGAGCTGGTCCGCCATTACACCA ATGCTCCGGACGGGCTATGCACGCGGTTGAGCCGCCCCTGCCAGACCCAGAAGCCGCAGAAGCCGTGGTGGGAGGACGAGTGGGAGGTTCCCAGGGAGACGCTGAAGCTGGTGGAGCGGCTGGGGGCTGGCCAGTTCGGGGAGGTGTGGATGG ggtACTACAACGGGCACACGAAGGTGGCGGTGAAGAGCCTGAAGCAGGGCAGCATGTCCCCCGACGCCTTCCTGGCCGAGGCCAACCTCATGAAGCAGCTGCAACATCAGCGGCTGGTCCGGCTCTACGCGGTGGTCACCCAGGAGCCCATCTACATCATCACGGAATACATGGAGAACG GGAGCCTGGTGGATTTTCTCAAGACCCCTGCAGGCATCAAGCTGACCATCAACAAACTCTTGGATATGGCAGCCCAA ATTGCAGAGGGCATGGCATTTATTGAAGAGCGCAATTATATCCACCGTGACCTGAGGGCCGCCAACATCCTGGTGTCTGACACCCTGAGCTGCAAGATCGCAGACTTTGGCCTAGCACGCCTCATTGAGGACAACGAGTACACAGCCAGGGAGG GGGCCAAGTTTCCCATTAAGTGGACAGCGCCAGAAGCCATTAACTATGGGACCTTCACCATCAAGTCGGACGTGTGGTCTTTCGGGATCCTGCTGACGGAGATTGTTACCCATGGCCGCATCCCTTACCCAG GGATGACCAACCCTGAGGTGATTCAGAACCTGGAGCGAGGTTACCGCATGGTGCGACCTGACAACTGTCCAGAGGAGCTGTACCACCTCATGATGCTGTGCTGGAAGGAGCGCCCGGAGGACCGGCCTACCTTTGACTACCTGCGCAGCGTGCTGGACGACTTCTTCACGGCCACGGAGGGCCAGTACCAGCCCCAGCCCTGA